Genomic window (Vigna radiata var. radiata cultivar VC1973A chromosome 1, Vradiata_ver6, whole genome shotgun sequence):
GAGCTTGCAAGTCATCATAAACATAGAcatcattttcataaaattcatCAAAGCAAGCATCCTATCATGCTAAGACCTCTAGACTCGTCCGAACTTAGAATGTATGTAGAGCTGGGGcagtgcacttgtggtggcctctactgctttgcaaagccattgtcgcttcacccgaccacacacaaggttagtccgttaccgcggaatagacctccagtgataacgcctaccctaggacctcccaatACTCTCACCgcacgcgtcaatcctctctaagtgagaatgaaagaccgttagagtgttagggataaccccccatatggaagcctttacattcattctaaacactaagaatctcaccgagagattctgTAATTACCATCATCAACACACTGgaaaatcatgttttattcCTTTCCCAATTCACATACATTTAAACCAAAATTCACAATCGTATTCTTTCCCAACCACACAAGTTATATACATGTTCACATACAAGACACTCCTTAGtcatgtcataaaaacaactcatacatactcAGACATTACATACTTTCCCGAAACATCACTtgttaacacaaatttctttataaccttcaattatcaatacttaagtaatttaaacaacttggagaccctcaccaatggctccggaagggtcaaaaacccctaAAACGACCTaaggaacgtccaaaacggacatctgGAACCTCACaaattatcaaaaacaaaaacaacagcaGAATAGGGCGCCTCGCCCCCTttaggggcgcccaggcgccataATTAAGGTGAAACAACGCGTTGAAGGGCGCTCAGCCCCCTTTTGGAGCGCCCAGGCATCGTATTTCTGcagatttttcaaaattcaccCACTCTCATTTCGTTTTAGGCACTTCTATGAACTTTTAACACTCCTAActtgatctatatgatgaatTAGACTTGCCTAATTGTTTACAATACTTTCTAACTTATTTATCTAGTGATTATGCAAGAATCTACACCtaaaatcttcaatttcatcaactaAATGACCCAATTTTTGATTTACCACATTACAACTGTTTTTAACCCTTTAAACCCTTCTAACAAGTCAGGATTGACTTGTTTAAGCTATCTAAATTGACCATAACTACTCCTAGCTCAGTTTGCCCAATTTGACCACTTCATTTCCTCTTGATTTCCCTTAAACCAGTATAACACAATTAAATATCCATTTTGCTAATAGAACAAATTACATGTATTCAAATCATGGATGAAACACATTTAACATACAATTAAACACATCATTTTACCATATCCATACCAGTCATAAGTATCATCATACTCATTAATCACAATAATTTCAACTAAGGCACAAGTTCTAACAGGTACAATTATTAACTTTAGCTCACCATCATCATACTCTAATGTAAAATTTACACATCCATTCAATAACTTCACAAAACAAAGACAACatcctagcttcccttacctctcgTGTAGACACAGTGAAACAGAACCCCAATTGCTCTTTTACTCTTCAAAAGGGAAATTTGCTAGAACCACCTAAAATCAccaattgatgatggagaatgAACTTTAGAACTAAATAGAAGCTAGATATGGAAGAAAAACGAAAAGGGCTGCATGCAGCAAGTTTAGTTGCATGCTCACAGCCttaggaaaaatgaaaaaggggtTTTCTTACCAGTTGGAGAAAATGGAAATTTAAACGGTGGAAATGTTGCTTACAGCCTCAAGAACGCTTATGAGCTCCCTAATCAGAAATTAAACAGTGAGATTTTTTGAGTTATGAAGGATAGAAGGCATGGttttgaagaagagaagaagagaaactGTGTTTGCTTGGAAAATTATCGTTGCAGAGAAGAGGGTTTGATTTTTAAGAgtaatgtttataataaaactttgtttaataCTTAAAACTTTGCTCAATGCCCTGCCACCACGTGTGCACCATTTTTATATCATGTTTTCTCAGTGTTgtaagtatatttatatattatataatctaaaactTTATTTACCTTCATTGTgataaataatctaaaaaataaacaatgttttaatgaaaaattatgtcATAAGATTCTTGCATGAATCTAGGTCTATATTGAATAAAAGTAAGAAAGTTAAATGAAGATTTATAGATTTATCGtcttaaaattttacattaaaaatttcttatatGGGTTGTATTCATGTTTTTAATTGTCTTTCCTCAAAAGAGTCATAAGTagtattaaaattgataattaatgttaatgaccaatttaaaatgaaagatgagACAAGTatgttatgttatatatataatgaacaACCGTACAAATAActtgttataaatttaattagaaatcaTACTTttgactgaaaataaaattatattatataataaataaataggaactgtctttatgtttaaattgattttataaaaattggttACGAATGACTCCACTCCAATTCAACTCAATTTATTTATATCCtatcgaaagaaaaaaaaatcaacttaacCCTTCTCAAATTTACAGTGAACTACAGTTCacttattttaactattttggCATCTTTTGTGATGACGAGTTGATATCTTTAGTTATTATTAATAgtttggtattttattttaaatatcaaaacaCGAAAAAGGACAACGATCGAGAACTCAACTTGTCATGTTTATTTATGAGCCTTTTGCATGACATGGCACTGTTTTGGCTACATCATTTTATAAAACTGTTGTTTGTGAGAAAAATTTCATCATGCAAAATTGATCTTCATCTACGTAGCAACAAGTTACAGTCAGTTGTGACTGTTATAACTGTAGAAGAAATTGGCAACAACATTATTGTAAtaagtgtttttgttttttgtgaggtatatataaagaagattatagataataggtttaatcattcatgaAGTCTCCTTTTTCGCGTGGAATCTCAATTTCGttcctttctttttcgttttctcaATTGGGCCCCAATATTCAAAAAATTGCATCAATTAAATCCTTTCCGTTAGGTTGGGGCTGACGGTGTTAAGTGTGTGTGTGACCTGGAGGCTGGAGTCAGTTTGTTATATCCATGTGGCTAACTGAGTTAATTATGtggataattaaatttttttaattggaacaAAAACATAGTTTTAAACAGAAATTGGGAGTGAGATTTGACTTATTCAAATTAGGGATTGACAGGGGAAGAAATTTCTTGTGCCATGGTTCGTTCAAAGTGCAATCCATTTCACAATTTGGGGTCTTCTAAGTTTCTTGTGAGTTCTTTTAGGGTTCTTTTAGGGTTTAATCGAAAGTTCACCTTCAAGATGCATTCCTGTTCGTCTTCGTCGTGCAATGGGTGGCAGAAGGAAGACGGTAATGTGGTCGTTGGAAGTGGTCGAGGAGGATGTAGCAATGGTGATCGTTTTGCTATTGTGGGATGAAATGTGTTGTCAGAACTGCAAGAAAAGTGATGTCAAAAGAGTAAGAGAAGTGATGATCATGAATCAgagaaaaagcaagaaatgaAAGGGAACTCAGGATGACTTAGGATTGCCCTTTACTGATTCTAAGGATTGccctttttttattgtgttatgAATTACTCTGCTAGTAATGTATCAAACTGAATTTACTGGTGTTTTGCAGGCGCTGAAGCATGTTCTGGTGTTGACACCAAAAATAGAGCTCTCTACCATGAAAATCAAACTCTGAACCTTGTTGATTATGTAAGCTGATAAGCATAAGGATAAACAGGGGTGGATTGTATATGAGAGGAGAAATAAGAGGGCAAGTTAGAATAGTAGACATATTAGAACATTTAGTTGTGAGCATGTGAGTTAGTTGGATCATGTGGGAACTGGATGATAGGCCAACCATGACATCGGTTATTCAAATGTTAGGGAGTGAAATGAAACTGGTTAACCCAAAAGAGCTTGGTTTCTTTCCCGCCAAGGAAGAttcaactcaaataaaaaacaagagaCTACAAATAATGAATTAACCATTTCCTCACTCAAGGACCGATGAAAGTTATCGAGTCAGCTGAACATACATGAATTTGCTTTGGAAGTACTTACGTTGCATTCCCAAAGGATTCTTGTTTCAAAACCTGTTTAGTTGTGCTGATGCATTtgaataattacatataaaatccATCAAGGGCTTTGAAATGATGTTACTTTCTTTCatgggaaaagaaaattgatattGATAGCATAACTGACCAACAAAAAActgatatttgaataatttactGGTGTTTTTTTACCTATCTATGGCGGTGCTTGTTTTAAAGGAATCTGATTACGTGAAACTCATTACTACATTATGTGTTTAACGCTGAATATATATGCGCTTTTAGGTTAAGGAGAGCCTTACGTGACTTAAACCATGGAAGAGGTGCAAATATAGTTACTCCATGTACTTGAAGAATTAGTTTTGGGCGAcatttatttgttaaactttaGATTTTGTGACTTAAAATGATCTCAAAGCCTGGAAGAATAGTTTGTTACTCAAGGAACGACCAAGTTCAAGGAGAAATATTCCTTCTATAGgatttaaaattaaaccatCTAATATTACCACTCGTATATGCAAGGTAAGTTGAAAAGaaactctcttttcttttccttgctCTAGATTGCAAAAATACGTCAATCTTTCACTACACATTAATGGTTTTATCTCGTGTACTCAAAAGACAACATCAAAACTAGTGTTGCTTGAAAACATTGGAGGCAGAGAAACTAGTATTATTGTACACTGTTGCGAGGTTCCCCCGGAGCATGCACTAAACGTCCATTCTGAAGTAGGTATGCAGGAAATGGGGATTGGCAGCTGCTTATATGAGATTTTAACCGGGGCATGTTTGGATGGACACTTCTACATTTGTGGCACCTCAACTCCATAGAGAGTAGCTTGTCATCATCTTTCAACGTTGCATTCCCATCACTAGAGACCTCATCCATTAATCAACCGAGTCACGAAAGAAAGCAGTGTTAAATGAGTTCCAGTGcttcttattctttaattgtGTTGATTCAAAGTCCTGGCTAATAACATGTAAATGTAGTTGTCGCATCGATGGTGCCTGCAGATAGTATAGAACAAAAATACTTTAGCAGTTACTGAAGATTTCAgtttaaaaatgagaaagtcaACCATGACCAACAAATGAAAATAGCACAACCATAGTTTACTGAACCTTATACTAACACGACaagtaattattttactaacttatttctttcacaattttaaatatattcctTGTTGAACATCACTGATAGTATTTATCAGTAATAACCTTTAATTGATTGATACGTTTAACCACAAAAGGAAGTTatttttaaactcaatttttaaTGTGAATCCAATTTAGTCATCACCTAACTCAAATGCGTTTTCACAGAAAACTTATGTACTAAAGTCACTCATTAACAAAAATAGAACATTCTTTTCCTGTTTTTTGGGCAGGATAGAGGAAAAATAGCTCTTCAATATACATTCTGCATACCGAGTGATACCCAAGTCGAAATACCAAAGAAGTATTCTCGCTTAAGAACTTCTCAGCCCACTTTAAACCCACATCGTGCATCATGTTCAATAACTAAAGGTGCTCCCTTTGGACATCAGCGAGGCAGTCAAGACCCCCAGTTCGTGCCAACACCAGAACATGCTTCTGCGCCTGCAACACACCAGTAAATTCAGTTTGATACATCCCACAATAGCAAAACGGACCACCATTGCTACATCTCCTCGACCACCTCCAACGACCACATTAACGTCTTCCTTCTGCCACCCACTACACGACAAAGACGAACATGAATGCATCTTCAAGGTGAACTTTCGATTAAACCCTAAAAGAACCCTAGAAAAACTCACAAGAAACTCAGAAAACCCCAAATTGTGAAATGGATTGCAATTTGGACGAACCATGGCACAAGAAATTTTTTCCCCTGGCAATCCCTAATTTGAATAAGTCAAATCTCAGTCCCAATTTCTGTTTAAAACTATGTTTTtgttccaattaaaaaaatttaattatctacGTAATTAACTCAGTCAGCCACATGGATATAACAAACTAACTCCAGCCTCCAGGTTACACACACTTAACACCGTCAGCCCCAACTTAACGGAAAGGATTtaattgatacaattttttgaatattaggacccaattgaaaaagcgaaaaaaaaatgaacgaaattgagattccacggaaaaaaaaactattaaacctagataataaatatagaatttgaatttgatagaTTTAGAAATGCGCGTAGAAAGAAAGAGAGGGGTAGTGGGGGCAGGATCTATCTATCTGGTAGATGAAGCAAAGGGTTTTATATGTTCTGACGATAACTGTTTCACGTGATGCATGCATGGATCCAATAGGCACAGAGGAGCTTCCAGGACCCAACATGCAATACATATATCAAATATCTCTGCACTGTCTTTTCCATTCATTAATGCTATAAATCTTTTATAAGCTTCCAATAAAATGCTTGCTTAAACCAAAAACTGTGTATGACAAATAAATCTCTTTTTATGGATACTCTTcaaatttatctttcattttgacgcaaaatttctaaataaataaatatagtctTTTTAATCCAATATGATAACCTTTTACATATCAAAAGCATTTGGAGATAACACCTCAATTATTTATACCATTTTGATATATTACAGCTTAAACATAAATCTGAAACGTCATTTAATaagttcaaaaattttaaatcattaaattaaaagtattatattattcattttaaaaatttctaatcatgatataataaaatatgaaataacgataaattttaatttgaagttaaatcatatttaatccttataaTTCAGCAAATTAGGTATACCCATGTATTTCAGACTTGGAACAATATTTctctcatttaaattttttcactagatcataattgttgtttgaaatactatatattattttgtgatttaatCTGTTGTTAACTCCTCAACTTCAGACAATTCTTATTctcaatataaattatttttctaaatcatttttagaatttaaaaagtttcagaaattaattctaaaaattactgtttgagtttttcttttatcaactttattaatattattgtttatgtGACACATAGAAGATATGTTCTCTATTTCAGAAATTAATCATTTAACCTGCTAATCtcattttttcttccaaaaccaaacaaaacattACTTATTagaagtaataataaaaaaatacggTCTACTGCATAAAAAATTAgctatattaatataattgacTCTAATGATTGTGATATAAATATGTATCACTTCAAAATCATTCCACCTATTCATCAATTCCATGATTCGTTTCTTGTTAATAATTATGAACACAAAAATTCGAAAAGCATCCGTGCGAGACCAAAATTCTTCTTGCTTTCTCCCAAAAATTGCATGCAAAGCTGTGCAAAGAGCAGACTGCAGTAACTGCGTTTCAACGGCTGCAAGAGTTGAAAAAAAGAGTGAAGAAAGGAGAGGTATGACAAATATGAATTTGCTGtacttataaatatatctaaaagaTTTTCCTTTGAAAGTACAGAGGCATGTAAAGTAGTTTTTTTAAACCATGTTTTCATAAAGAGCGAACAGTTTAGAGAAGGGAACAACTGTGAACGGTgagtgtttgataaaatgcatGTGAGAGAAAATTTGTATAGAAAGGTATTTTTCTTGTCTTGGCTGTGGTGTCTGTCCCCTGCCTACTAGTGGGGGAAGCAATGGAGAGTGGAAAGTGGAGGTAGATAAAAAGACGAGAGAAagtgataaaagtaaaaatgcgTCAACGAAAGGATGTGTGAAGTGAAAATGGGAAAAAGTTGTCCTTACTAGGCAATGCCTGGCAAAGGTGACTGTTGTCTCAAATCAGGAACAGAGAGAGGGtaaagtcaaaattaaattcatttattatagGAAGTTGATTGAGACCATCACCTTGTCCTTCACCCTTTCCCTTCCCTTCTAccctcttttgttttcttttcaccCACTCCTCCTTCTCCCTTTgtgtctttctttctttccatttAACGCTCCTTTTTTAAGGGAATCTTTCTCTGCATCCACATGTACCATCCTGATTTCACGCTTTTTTTAAGGTCTATGCACTATATAGACTGCCTCATCCCCAATGCTTTGATATATGTAAACTAATATTAAATGCCATGCTGCTGCTACCCAGCCATTAcaattcatctttttttttatcaaccaaaaaaactaaaatgctTAATTTCTACTTTGTAAATTCGACGTCGCATTATAATTGTTGCATTATTAAAAACTGGTACCAACTTTGTAAATGAGTTTTTCTTATCCATGCAATGCAACATTAATAACGCACTCCCACTCACTCTCTTTCGCTGGTCCTTTCTCGTTCACTTTCATTCTGGTGCGAGCATAAAGAGTATTCTGGGGCCTGCTGGGTACCTTCATTCCTCCGCTAGCCACCCTTATCAAAAGCAACTTGGAGCATGGATGTTAATATTAACGTTCGTTCACAAAGAGGTGGCAACAGAGAGACCAGCCCAGACCGTGCCAAAATATGCAGGTTGAAGCATAAAGTGAAACCATCCAGAAAAGTTCAAGTCGTGTACTACCTCTCCCGAAACGGCCTTTTGGAGCACCCCCATTTCATGGAGGTCACCCTTTTGCCTAATCAACCTCTCCGTTTAAAAGGTACACGCATGCATCAacacaaaaaaggaaaatttcctggttaacttttttttttcttatatggcTACaccattctttattttcttgcacTACCATAACTTGATTCGCTCGCTTGgttgtttatatttgtttctatAAAGATGTCTTCGATCGGCTCATGGCTCTCCGTGGGAGTGGCATGCCTTTGCAATATTCATGGTCTAGTAAAAGGTATATAGCCTTGTATTGAATCGATTTGATTCTCGTCCTACAAACACACGTTCCGATAAAAAGGTTActttttaatttggaaaatgCAGAAACTACAAGAGCGGTTATGTGTGGTACGACTTGGCTCTGAAGGATATAATACATCCCGCAGAAGGAGGCGAATATGTGCTCAAAGGATCTGAGCTCGTCGAAGGATGCTCTGGTAATTAATAgtctcttttttaatttaatttggttgtTTTGAAGATTGATTATAACAGTTTTGACTGGATTTATTGACGGTTCAGAGAGGTTCAACGTGAGCAACAAACAGGGAATTCATCAGCAGGGAGAGGGAACCTACAGCTATAGTTACGATTCAAAGAGCAAGGCGTTGGGTGTGTGCAACAAGCCGCAGCAGAAGGAGCGTGAGGAGTACGAGGATTACGAGGAGGGAGAGAAAACAAGCTACACGAGTTCCACCACTACCCCACACTCGCGTTGCTCCAGAGGCGTGTCAACGGAGGAACTGGTTTACGAAGAGGAGAATAACAACGGGAACACAACGAAGGTAGGTGTTGGTGCGAAAACAAGGAACGAAAATGATAAAAGTCTTGCAGGCGGTGAGGGTGACGCGCGGAGTGAGAAGGTGAAGCGGAGGGAAGATGTGGACGGGTCTGTATCTAGCCGTTACTCCGTTCTGCTGCAACTGATAGCGTGTGGGAGCGCGGGGACGGAGTTGAAAGGGAAGCAGGGGCCGCGGCTGAGCGATGTGGGGACCAAAGAGAGGGAAAGGGAGAAGAAGAGTTTGTTTTGGGAAGAGGGTGATAGTGAGATAGTGAATTGCGTGTCGGAGAATCCGAGGATGTTGGGGAATTTGCAGGCAGAAGAGAAGGAGTATTTCAGTGGGAGCTTGGTAGAGTCAATGAAAGCGAACAGAGTAGCTTTCCAGGAAGAACCTGTGCTGAAGAAGTCCAATTCCTACAATGAAGAAAGGTTTGATTTTTactttgctttagttttgtttaattttgattaatcaacttaattaattattgttattgttgttgtttgtagGAGAAGTAGGCTTGGAATGGAGGAAGTGAAGGCGAAGGTGGTGGCGGAAGAGGAGGAGAAGAGGGTGGTGAAGGGAGGAGGAGTGAAAGAGAAATGCATCCCTCTGATGAAATCTCCGAAACAGAATAGTGGTAGGAAATGAATCTATATTGTTAAGTAGAGATTAAGGGCTGATTGCCTGCATCATTAAtttgttttcagtttttaattCCCTCTGCTACCAACTGTTGCTGcaacacataaaataataatgtcgTAGAAAGTAGAAACCATAAACACGTTGGTCTTTCACCTCGTATCACCCACACCATCACCCTGACATCAACTTTTATGCTTTCTTCGATAAGGAAAGGGAAAGAAATCcagcttttattatttatatatagatacatATAATATTTGGAGTTCTTTTCCTTATATTTTGTTGACGTCTTTGAAACTTGTATGAGTGACGTTGCAGTGTAAAAGTGGTAATTGTCAATATGCTATACacaagtttttccttttttttttccctcaaGAAACCATTTGCCAAAAGATTATGAAatcaaaaattttcaaatataattacaGAAAtgtactttttcttaaaattgtcaAAATTCAACTTTTACGCGAACGAATTCtgattttaaaagagaaaaactatgaaaaagaaactatttttattgggttaaatatgtttttagttcttatactttatgacgattttggttttagtccctctttcaaactaaggtacaatttagtcctttaattttagaaaactctggttttagtcttttttaccaaaattttgtaactttatttgctgttttaagcacgttttattatagtatttagattgtttacactgtttgacacatttttgctttaatgttaactgaTAAACGcgtttaaaacaacaaataaagttaaaaaaatttgataaaaatgactaaaaccagagttttctaaagttgaaggactaaattgtaccttattttgaaagagggactaaaaccaaaaatcaccGCAatgtataaggactaaaaacatatttaacccatttttatttgtataaaattgatACTTTATTTATGGTTACATTTCAATTAATTGGTTTTAAATGTGTAATGGTctatactttaatttattagaaaatcattaataatttatgagTAAATTAGTACGTTGAATGTCGGTTTGtgtgtctttatttttttagtttttcttttttgtaaattCAACagtcttaatttttaaattataatatataggaATGCAAAAATATGAAACGTAAcatgaaatgaaaattgaaacattgtgatgattaatttaataacttgtactttttatatatttctttttggaaaaaaaaaaactaattttagttttattaaagtaattggttaaaagaattttttaaatatgctTTTTTCCTGTGATGGGTAgagtgtattttattttgttgtacaTTTGATTTTAAGTTGAAGTATACGTATCATTAAACTTAGATATGAAAGCTTGTTCTGCTTTGTAATCTTAATTAACTTACAAAGTCAAAATTTTGGAACTTTGcataattgtttatattttatttattttaattgtgattttttttctataaattgcacttttttaattaattttttattaaaatttttattgttttgttaaaattctcatgttaactaaaaataaaatcagtacacacattaatacaaatttcatcttataaattaattttatataattgagttaagtttaaaatttagaatatatatatatatatatatatatatatatatatatatatatatatatatatatatatattaatttatctaGCTTAATAGTGGTAGATTGTTCTGACCTAGGTTGTCACATTTTTTTGTAATGtataagatgaaaaataattttgtttagttGTAATGAGTTTTCATGTAGTTAATTTTGTGGGAGATGGTGTCTCAAATCAAAAGAGAGTCTGTATGATTGAAGAATAGTGTATGATGATTATAGTGGTTCTAAATATGATGGTTTAAAAGTATCAAAGTGAGTTGGAATTGTTGAAGACACCAcctatgttttcttcttttcataattaTGTTGTCATGTAATTAAGTACCTTATGACAAAACACAACTGGAGAATGATAGATTAATTGTGTTATTGAATTTTTACATTTGTCTTTTGTAAATGATGGTTCTTTTCGAAACATTTAtgtgacattttttttctatcacgATAagagttgtttttgttttttttttcagtgaaACATCATCTCTTGATTAAAAGAGTTGGTGATCTCCTTGTCATGGTGAATGCTGACATATACAGAAGAAGTTATAATTTTGAT
Coding sequences:
- the LOC106768325 gene encoding protein UPSTREAM OF FLC, with product MDVNINVRSQRGGNRETSPDRAKICRLKHKVKPSRKVQVVYYLSRNGLLEHPHFMEVTLLPNQPLRLKDVFDRLMALRGSGMPLQYSWSSKRNYKSGYVWYDLALKDIIHPAEGGEYVLKGSELVEGCSERFNVSNKQGIHQQGEGTYSYSYDSKSKALGVCNKPQQKEREEYEDYEEGEKTSYTSSTTTPHSRCSRGVSTEELVYEEENNNGNTTKVGVGAKTRNENDKSLAGGEGDARSEKVKRREDVDGSVSSRYSVLLQLIACGSAGTELKGKQGPRLSDVGTKEREREKKSLFWEEGDSEIVNCVSENPRMLGNLQAEEKEYFSGSLVESMKANRVAFQEEPVLKKSNSYNEERRSRLGMEEVKAKVVAEEEEKRVVKGGGVKEKCIPLMKSPKQNSGRK